TATATCAAACCAATGATCAAATACGCTATCATGTTTTTTGTTAAATCTACCTTCACTTTGTGGACCTGATGTTGCTGAACCCCACCAAAAATTTTCTGGGAATTTATATTGTAAACTCATTTTTTTCTTCCTCCTAAATTCTTTTTGTTTATTTTAACCATACTGACTTATTATTTTTTGAATATGCCTAGACTCTACTATAGAAGTGCAGCCCCAATAAGACCTGCATTATCGCCAATCTGTGCTATTCTTATGTCTACCATTGCTGGATCTGCTACTTTTGTCTTTACACACTCTATAACCTTAGGTAATAAATAAGGATTATATATCATTACGGCTCCACCAATAACTACAGTTTCTGGGTCTACTACTGCAATTATATTAGCGATTCCAATTGAAATATTATCTATCCATTTTTCTATTACTCGAGTAGCTTTTTCATCATTACTTTCATATAATTCAAAAACTTCTTTTGTGCTTAATGTTTTGCCATATGATTCTGATGCTATTCTTGCTATATGAACTCCGCTACATTGTCCTTCTAGCCCACCCTTATTTAGGCCTACATGACTATATTTATCTTCATTTATTATCATATTGTATATTTCTGCTGTTTGGCTATGTGCTCCATTTATAATCTTGTTATCAAGTATTAAAGCACCACCAACTCCTGTAGAAACTGTTATATAAAATACTGACTCACATTCCTTGGCACTTCCAACTAAACTTTCTGCAAGCCCTGCTACATTAGCATCATTATTAACTTGAACAGGTAAATTTAGTTTTTCATTTAAATATTCTTTTATATTAAAGTTTTCCCAGCCTTTTAAATTAACTGGATTTAATAATCTTCCTACTTTAAGATCTAAAGGTCCCGGT
The DNA window shown above is from Clostridium beijerinckii and carries:
- a CDS encoding sugar kinase; protein product: MAYLIGIDIGGTNLRAAIISQEGNIVEIFKVENEVKKGPSYNLDKLINQINVEWNKYEFEKVGVGAPGPLDLKVGRLLNPVNLKGWENFNIKEYLNEKLNLPVQVNNDANVAGLAESLVGSAKECESVFYITVSTGVGGALILDNKIINGAHSQTAEIYNMIINEDKYSHVGLNKGGLEGQCSGVHIARIASESYGKTLSTKEVFELYESNDEKATRVIEKWIDNISIGIANIIAVVDPETVVIGGAVMIYNPYLLPKVIECVKTKVADPAMVDIRIAQIGDNAGLIGAALL